A genome region from Salvia splendens isolate huo1 chromosome 19, SspV2, whole genome shotgun sequence includes the following:
- the LOC121778982 gene encoding uncharacterized protein LOC121778982, translating into MAPEPEDQMNDEKNPKPLDEDDIALLKTYGLGPYSTSIKKAEKEIKEMAKKINDLCDSPGFRGRWLASDDRVLQHVPVAADDATDGRRVKCAGLAGGTADATPYADDAGVGTWDAATGAADDATAAGDAWFGKRLSAVF; encoded by the exons ATGGCGCCGGAGCCCGAGGATCAGATGAACGACGAGAAGAATCCTAAGCCTCTCGATGAAGACGACATTGCTCTCCTCAAGACTTAT GGCCTGGGACCTTATTCTACAAGTATAAAGAAAGCTGAGAAGGAAATTAAGGAAATGGCAAAGAAGATTAATGACCTATGTG aCTCCCCCGGCTTCCGTGgtaggtggttggcctccgatgaccgggtactacaacatgtacccgttgcagcagatgatgccaccgatgGCCGCCGGGTGAAGTGTGCCGGCTTGGCAGGGGGTACCGCCGATGcaaccccctatgcagatgatgccggggtgggcacctgggatgcagccaccggcgcagcagatgatgcaaCCGCCGCAGGGGACGCCTGGTTTGGAAAACGTCTATCGGCCGTCTTTTGA